One Luteibacter sp. 9135 DNA segment encodes these proteins:
- the pdsR gene encoding proteobacterial dedicated sortase system response regulator, with protein MARSIAIVEDEPLIRANYVEALNRFGYETRGYGSRRDASTAFAMRLPELVIIDIGLGDEPEGGFDLCRELRAKSATLPIIFLTARDSDFDVISGLRLGADDYLSKDTSLHQLAARIAALFRRIESLKAPAASETVIEHGPLKLESERMRVLWNGIEIPLTVTEFWMVHTLVRFPGHVKNRDQLMREAELVVDDATITSHIKRIRKKFIALAPDFDAIETVHGVGYRWTP; from the coding sequence ATGGCCCGCAGCATCGCCATCGTCGAAGACGAACCCCTCATCCGCGCCAACTACGTCGAGGCGCTGAACCGCTTCGGCTATGAAACGCGGGGCTACGGCTCGCGTCGCGATGCCTCCACCGCCTTCGCCATGCGCCTGCCCGAGCTGGTCATCATCGATATCGGCCTGGGCGACGAGCCGGAAGGCGGGTTCGACCTCTGCCGCGAACTCAGGGCCAAATCAGCCACGCTGCCGATCATCTTCCTGACCGCGCGCGATTCGGATTTCGACGTCATCTCCGGCCTGCGCCTGGGCGCCGACGATTACCTGTCCAAGGACACCAGCCTGCACCAACTGGCCGCACGCATCGCCGCGCTGTTCCGGCGGATCGAGTCGCTGAAGGCGCCGGCAGCCAGCGAGACGGTGATCGAGCATGGGCCGCTGAAGCTCGAATCCGAGCGCATGCGCGTGCTGTGGAACGGCATCGAGATTCCGCTGACCGTCACCGAATTCTGGATGGTGCACACGCTGGTGCGTTTCCCCGGCCACGTGAAGAACCGCGACCAGCTGATGCGCGAAGCCGAGCTGGTGGTGGACGACGCGACCATCACCTCGCACATCAAGCGCATCCGCAAGAAGTTCATCGCGCTGGCGCCGGATTTCGACGCCATCGAAACCGTGCACGGCGTGGGCTACCGCTGGACGCCGTGA
- a CDS encoding DUF2061 domain-containing protein — protein MARTIKYAATHFSIAFSMSYAVNQNLAVSALVGVAEPIAFALGRDLLRQRRVDLPLPRAA, from the coding sequence ATGGCCCGCACCATCAAGTACGCCGCGACGCATTTCAGCATCGCGTTTTCCATGAGCTACGCCGTCAACCAGAACCTGGCCGTCAGTGCCCTGGTCGGCGTGGCCGAGCCCATCGCCTTCGCTCTTGGTCGGGACCTGCTACGGCAGCGCCGAGTCGACCTGCCGCTACCGCGCGCCGCCTGA
- the rpe gene encoding ribulose-phosphate 3-epimerase: MPKQAPVIAPSILSADFARLGEDTRKVLDAGAQWVHFDVMDNHYVPNLTIGPMVLKALRDYGITEHIDVHLMVKPVDRIVPDFAKAGARSISFHPEASEHVDRTIQLIQGEGCEAGLVFNPATPLNWLDYVLDKIDMVLIMSVNPGFGGQKFIPGALDKIRHVRERIDASGRNIRLEVDGGVNADNIGAIAAAGADTFVAGSAIFTAPDYADVIRRMHAAIDGG; this comes from the coding sequence ATGCCCAAGCAAGCCCCCGTCATCGCCCCGTCCATCCTCTCGGCCGATTTTGCCCGGTTGGGCGAGGACACCCGCAAGGTGCTCGATGCCGGCGCGCAGTGGGTGCACTTCGACGTGATGGACAACCATTACGTGCCCAACCTGACCATTGGGCCGATGGTGCTCAAGGCGTTGCGCGATTACGGCATCACCGAGCACATCGACGTGCACCTGATGGTGAAGCCGGTGGATCGCATCGTGCCGGACTTCGCCAAGGCCGGCGCGCGCAGCATCAGCTTCCATCCGGAGGCCAGCGAGCACGTCGATCGCACCATCCAGCTGATCCAGGGCGAGGGCTGCGAGGCCGGCCTGGTGTTCAACCCGGCCACGCCGCTGAACTGGCTGGACTACGTGCTGGACAAGATCGACATGGTGCTGATCATGTCGGTCAACCCGGGCTTCGGCGGCCAGAAGTTCATCCCCGGCGCGCTGGACAAGATCCGCCATGTGCGCGAGCGCATCGACGCCAGCGGCCGCAATATCCGGCTGGAAGTGGACGGCGGCGTCAACGCCGACAACATCGGTGCCATCGCGGCCGCGGGCGCGGACACCTTCGTGGCGGGCTCGGCTATCTTCACCGCGCCGGACTATGCCGACGTGATCCGCCGGATGCATGCCGCCATCGACGGCGGCTGA
- the lpdA gene encoding dihydrolipoyl dehydrogenase: MANTIELKVPDLGGSHDVPVIEILVKVGDTVAKDQSLVTLESDKATMDVPASQAGTIVEIKVKIGDELNDGSVIALIEASGSDASSDAGKAVGQSTVKDAPAPATPSPAPAPPKASAAPAAASSVSSAAAPSSTAKAAGDSGRKADIECQLVVLGSGPGGYTAAFRGADIGLDVVLVERYESLGGVCLNVGCIPSKALLHAAAVIDEAAAIEAHGIAFGKPVIDLDKLRSFKDKVVGKLTGGLAQMAKARKVRTVTGVGSFISAHELEVQTAEGTRLIRFENAIIAAGSQSVKLPSFPWDDERVIDSTGALELRDVPKKMLVVGGGIIGLEMATVYAGLGSEVTVVELADQLMPGADLDLVKPLQGRIAKRYKGIHLKTKVVAAKATKKGIEITFEGESIPETTVYDRVLVSVGRSPNGNKIGADKAGVEVSERGFIPVDRQMRTNVPHIFAIGDLVGQPMLAHKATHEAKVAAEAAAGQKSFFDARVIPSVAYTDPEIAWVGVTEREAKEKGLKVGVGKFPWAASGRAIGIDRTEGFTKLIFDEETHRIVGAGIVGPHAGDLISELVLAIEMGAEAGDIGRTVHPHPTLGESVGMAAEVYEGTITDLYIPKKK, from the coding sequence ATGGCTAACACGATCGAACTGAAAGTACCCGACCTCGGCGGCTCGCACGATGTGCCGGTCATCGAGATACTGGTGAAGGTTGGCGACACCGTCGCCAAGGACCAGAGCCTGGTCACGCTGGAGTCGGACAAGGCCACGATGGACGTGCCTGCGTCGCAGGCCGGCACCATCGTCGAGATCAAGGTCAAGATCGGCGACGAGCTCAACGACGGCAGCGTCATCGCCCTCATCGAGGCCTCCGGTAGCGACGCGTCGTCCGACGCCGGCAAGGCCGTCGGCCAGTCGACAGTCAAGGATGCCCCCGCGCCGGCTACGCCGTCGCCCGCACCGGCACCGCCGAAGGCTTCCGCAGCACCTGCGGCTGCCTCGTCCGTATCGTCCGCCGCTGCGCCGTCGTCGACGGCGAAGGCCGCCGGCGATTCCGGTCGCAAGGCCGATATCGAGTGCCAGCTGGTCGTGCTCGGCTCGGGCCCGGGCGGCTACACCGCCGCGTTCCGTGGTGCGGACATCGGCCTGGACGTGGTGCTGGTGGAGCGCTACGAGTCGCTCGGCGGTGTCTGTCTCAACGTCGGCTGCATCCCGTCGAAGGCGCTGCTGCACGCGGCCGCCGTGATCGACGAAGCCGCCGCCATCGAAGCGCACGGCATCGCGTTCGGCAAGCCGGTGATCGACCTCGACAAGCTGCGCTCGTTCAAGGACAAGGTGGTCGGCAAGCTCACCGGCGGCCTGGCGCAGATGGCCAAGGCTCGCAAGGTACGCACCGTCACCGGCGTGGGCAGCTTCATCTCCGCGCACGAGCTGGAAGTGCAGACGGCCGAGGGCACCAGGCTGATCCGCTTCGAGAACGCCATCATCGCGGCGGGCTCGCAGTCGGTGAAGCTGCCTTCGTTCCCGTGGGACGACGAGCGCGTCATCGACTCCACCGGCGCGCTGGAGCTGCGCGACGTGCCGAAGAAGATGCTGGTCGTCGGCGGCGGCATTATCGGCCTGGAAATGGCCACGGTGTACGCGGGCCTCGGCTCGGAAGTCACGGTGGTGGAACTTGCCGACCAGCTGATGCCGGGCGCCGACCTCGACCTGGTCAAGCCGCTGCAGGGCCGGATCGCCAAGCGCTACAAGGGTATCCATCTCAAGACCAAGGTGGTCGCGGCCAAGGCGACGAAGAAGGGCATCGAGATCACTTTCGAGGGTGAAAGCATCCCCGAGACCACGGTGTACGACCGCGTGCTGGTGTCGGTCGGGCGCTCGCCCAACGGCAACAAGATCGGCGCCGACAAGGCCGGCGTGGAAGTCAGCGAGCGGGGCTTCATCCCCGTCGACCGCCAGATGCGCACCAACGTGCCGCATATCTTCGCCATCGGCGACCTGGTCGGCCAGCCCATGCTGGCGCACAAGGCCACGCACGAGGCCAAGGTGGCCGCCGAAGCCGCCGCCGGGCAGAAGAGCTTCTTCGACGCACGCGTCATCCCGTCGGTGGCCTACACCGACCCGGAAATCGCCTGGGTCGGCGTGACCGAACGCGAGGCGAAGGAGAAGGGCCTGAAGGTCGGCGTGGGCAAGTTCCCCTGGGCGGCCTCCGGTCGCGCCATCGGCATCGACCGCACCGAAGGCTTCACCAAGCTCATCTTCGACGAAGAAACCCACCGCATCGTCGGCGCCGGTATCGTCGGCCCGCATGCGGGCGACCTCATCTCCGAACTGGTCCTGGCCATCGAAATGGGCGCGGAAGCCGGCGACATCGGCCGCACCGTGCACCCGCATCCGACCTTGGGCGAGTCCGTAGGCATGGCCGCCGAGGTGTACGAAGGGACGATCACGGACCTTTACATTCCGAAGAAGAAATAG
- the djlA gene encoding co-chaperone DjlA, translating into MNFSGTLIGAVLGMWATHNLLGALIGGALGFMFDASRQQQRRRTPAQGGYIAPLFALIGAVAKADGHISQAEIAIAERLMARMSLDQEQRRQAIDAFNEGKQPEFNATEVIDELRQWVGHRRDHAFPVIDVVIETVLAEGGNPSTEKMGILRQLAFALRVSDMELMALMAMKGYAWNATGGGRAYGNPGGGGGGYVPPQRNTAGPDPYAVLGIQRGADDRAIKRAYRKLISEHHPDRLGDLPDDMRRRAESRASEINAAYERIKAEKGFK; encoded by the coding sequence ATGAACTTTTCCGGCACTCTCATCGGCGCGGTCCTGGGCATGTGGGCTACCCACAACCTGCTCGGCGCGCTCATCGGCGGCGCGCTCGGCTTCATGTTCGACGCCAGTCGCCAGCAGCAGCGCCGACGCACACCCGCGCAGGGCGGCTACATCGCGCCGCTGTTCGCGCTGATCGGCGCGGTGGCCAAGGCGGACGGGCACATCTCGCAGGCGGAGATCGCCATCGCCGAGCGGCTGATGGCCCGCATGAGCCTGGACCAGGAGCAGCGCCGTCAGGCTATCGACGCGTTCAACGAGGGCAAACAGCCCGAATTCAACGCCACCGAGGTCATCGACGAGCTGCGCCAGTGGGTGGGCCACCGTCGCGACCACGCGTTTCCGGTGATCGACGTAGTCATCGAGACCGTACTGGCCGAGGGCGGCAATCCGTCCACGGAGAAAATGGGCATCCTGCGCCAGCTGGCCTTCGCGTTGCGAGTCAGCGACATGGAGCTGATGGCGCTGATGGCGATGAAGGGCTATGCCTGGAACGCCACGGGCGGCGGCCGGGCCTACGGCAACCCCGGCGGTGGCGGCGGCGGTTACGTGCCGCCGCAGCGAAACACGGCCGGCCCCGATCCCTATGCCGTGCTGGGCATCCAGCGTGGTGCGGACGATCGCGCCATCAAGCGCGCCTACCGCAAGCTGATCTCGGAACACCACCCCGACCGTCTCGGCGACCTGCCCGACGACATGCGCCGCCGCGCGGAATCGCGGGCCAGCGAGATCAATGCGGCGTACGAGCGGATCAAGGCGGAGAAGGGCTTCAAGTAA
- a CDS encoding REP-associated tyrosine transposase: protein MTSHPGNKALRRGRVSEAGRVYLVTAVAWNRAPIFGDYRTARRIARIVHAPTTWRRAECLAWVLMPDHWHGLVQLDDHADADLSKMVRKLKSLVTKALRDEGRTSPVWQRAFHDRALRADEDVRAAARYIVANLVRAGLVRRVGDYPYWDAVWVGADGGEGRDA from the coding sequence ATGACATCGCATCCTGGCAACAAGGCACTTCGTCGCGGTCGGGTTTCCGAGGCCGGTCGCGTCTACCTCGTCACGGCCGTGGCCTGGAATCGTGCGCCGATCTTCGGTGACTACCGCACCGCGCGGCGGATAGCCCGCATCGTCCACGCACCGACCACCTGGCGGCGCGCCGAATGCCTTGCTTGGGTACTGATGCCCGATCACTGGCACGGGCTGGTGCAACTCGACGACCATGCCGATGCCGACCTGTCGAAGATGGTCAGGAAACTGAAGTCGCTGGTGACGAAAGCGCTGCGCGATGAAGGGCGTACCTCGCCTGTTTGGCAGAGGGCGTTCCATGATCGGGCATTGCGTGCCGATGAGGATGTCCGCGCGGCGGCGCGTTACATCGTGGCCAATCTGGTACGCGCGGGGCTGGTGCGGCGCGTGGGGGATTATCCGTATTGGGATGCGGTTTGGGTGGGGGCGGATGGGGGTGAGGGGCGGGATGCCTGA
- a CDS encoding phosphoribosylaminoimidazolesuccinocarboxamide synthase produces MPTTLSQSDLPGLELIHRGKVRDVYALPGNRLLMVATDRLSAFDVVLPDPIPGKGEMLTQISNFWFEKTRHIIPNHLTGEDVASVLPAGVDPALYAKRAVITKRLKPVPVEAIARGYIIGSGWKAYQATGEICGIRLPQGLEQAQQLPEPIFTPSTKAAVGDHDENVSFDVVVDAVGGDLANAVREATLAIYAFAAAYAAERGVIIADTKLEFGTDEHGVLHVMDEMLTPDSSRFWPADNYQRGISPPSYDKQFVRDYLEALGWNKTPPAPKVPADVIEGTAAKYAEALDKLAGIRLT; encoded by the coding sequence GTGCCGACCACCCTCTCGCAATCCGACCTGCCCGGCCTCGAGCTCATCCATCGCGGCAAGGTGCGCGACGTCTACGCCCTGCCCGGCAACCGCCTGCTGATGGTCGCGACCGACCGGCTGTCGGCGTTCGACGTGGTGCTGCCGGACCCGATCCCCGGCAAGGGTGAAATGCTGACCCAGATTTCGAACTTCTGGTTCGAGAAGACCCGGCACATCATTCCGAATCATCTCACCGGCGAGGATGTCGCCTCGGTACTCCCCGCCGGCGTGGACCCTGCGCTTTATGCGAAGCGTGCCGTCATCACCAAGCGGCTGAAGCCCGTGCCGGTCGAGGCCATCGCCCGCGGCTACATCATCGGTTCCGGCTGGAAGGCCTACCAGGCCACCGGCGAGATCTGCGGCATCCGCCTTCCCCAGGGCCTTGAGCAGGCGCAGCAGCTACCGGAGCCGATCTTCACCCCGTCGACCAAGGCCGCCGTGGGCGACCACGACGAAAACGTCAGCTTCGACGTCGTGGTGGATGCGGTGGGCGGCGACCTGGCCAACGCCGTGCGCGAGGCCACCCTGGCGATCTACGCCTTTGCCGCGGCCTACGCCGCCGAGCGCGGGGTGATCATCGCCGACACCAAGCTGGAGTTCGGCACGGACGAGCACGGGGTGCTGCACGTGATGGACGAGATGCTGACCCCCGACTCCTCGCGCTTCTGGCCGGCAGACAACTACCAGCGCGGCATCAGCCCGCCCAGCTATGACAAGCAGTTCGTCCGCGACTACCTCGAGGCCCTGGGCTGGAACAAGACGCCGCCCGCGCCGAAGGTGCCTGCCGACGTCATCGAAGGCACGGCCGCCAAGTACGCCGAGGCCCTGGACAAGCTGGCCGGCATCCGCCTGACCTGA
- a CDS encoding Mpo1 family 2-hydroxy fatty acid dioxygenase codes for MRDAARWFGNYGRDHQNETNQLIHWMCVPAITWSVVALFWLLPVPAWLGRPGLWAVLAMFLAFCFYFYRLSRKIGLAMAGAFIILALVTDSLYRSIGSSGLLWSAIIVFVVAWVGQFIGHRIEGKRPSFLTDLQYLLIGPAWLMSKALSRFGTPY; via the coding sequence ATGCGCGACGCGGCACGCTGGTTCGGCAACTACGGCCGTGACCACCAGAACGAGACCAACCAGCTGATCCACTGGATGTGCGTGCCGGCCATTACCTGGTCCGTGGTGGCGTTGTTCTGGCTGCTGCCTGTGCCGGCCTGGCTCGGGCGCCCGGGGCTGTGGGCGGTGCTGGCGATGTTCCTGGCCTTCTGTTTCTACTTCTACCGGCTGTCGCGCAAGATCGGCCTCGCCATGGCGGGCGCCTTCATCATCCTGGCCCTGGTGACCGATTCGCTTTACCGCAGCATCGGCAGCAGTGGCCTGCTGTGGTCGGCCATCATCGTCTTCGTGGTCGCGTGGGTCGGCCAGTTCATCGGTCACCGGATCGAGGGCAAGCGACCCTCCTTCCTGACCGACCTGCAATACCTGCTGATCGGGCCCGCCTGGCTGATGAGCAAGGCGCTGTCCCGCTTCGGCACACCGTACTGA
- a CDS encoding c-type cytochrome translates to MRFLLHAALVLAVSATAHAATPPARPARLGLCAACHGEDGMARIPGAPNLAGQKLDYLRDALRQYRDGRRDIPVMRAATGPLTDAELDQLAQWFSAQIPSRAAP, encoded by the coding sequence ATGCGATTCCTACTGCACGCGGCGCTTGTTCTGGCCGTTTCCGCCACTGCCCATGCCGCCACGCCGCCTGCCAGGCCGGCGCGACTGGGGCTGTGCGCGGCGTGCCATGGCGAGGACGGCATGGCGCGGATACCGGGTGCGCCGAACCTGGCGGGACAGAAGCTCGATTACCTGCGCGATGCGTTGCGCCAATACCGTGACGGCCGTCGCGACATCCCCGTGATGCGCGCGGCCACCGGCCCACTCACCGATGCGGAGCTCGACCAGCTGGCCCAGTGGTTTTCCGCACAGATCCCCTCCAGGGCCGCTCCATGA
- a CDS encoding ATP-binding protein, translating into MSLRQKLLLVALCTLALPVAGWLYVRQMETLLREGQAQALVASARAMARSLVVVDAPLPPAGPVWYVQHTSVPITVDGYADDWASLSPWAQTLGKAARVMLAEDDRWMYFYVDVRAPQRHRADAADRLALNADHLIVSIASGDDTQRYLMASAAPGATTAIALDADAGVLPDRINAQWQEDGSGFRVEFKLPRGLRLDRFGLGVHIAADGDSEPLTADNRPLLDFSTPLSQEVSRLAPDGVRVRILSPDAWLVAQSGKLSLPDLPAGDRPGWFASLVYRSLLATRMDSDSAWAEDAPRVDLPEVREAMRGKTATAWRAGEARGSVVLAAAMPLQMRGRSHGVVLLEQPSRSVPLLANRALFGLLLTSFAVLLVAGGVLLLFATRLTFRLRRLRNAAERAQANDGRLDGPFPLTDATDELGDLARSFERLFEVVGGYTDYLRTLASKLSHELNTPLAIVKSSLDNLDHAGLPPEAAPYLARARDGVARLGQLVRAMSEASRMERAIASAEAEDVDLAAVVRGCAEGYRALAGERRLDADLPPTPVLMHCSPELIAQALDKLFDNALSFTAPDGWLRIALRPTPDGADIELANQGPPLPAAMQGRLFDSLVSLRDKATPGDAPHLGLGLYVVRLVAERHQGSASARNLDDGVAFTLHLRGLPRQRLG; encoded by the coding sequence ATGAGCCTGCGCCAGAAGCTGCTGCTGGTCGCCCTGTGCACGCTGGCCCTGCCGGTGGCGGGGTGGCTGTACGTCCGCCAGATGGAAACGCTGCTGCGCGAAGGCCAGGCGCAGGCCCTGGTGGCCTCCGCGCGCGCCATGGCCCGCAGTCTGGTAGTGGTCGACGCACCGCTGCCGCCCGCCGGGCCGGTCTGGTACGTGCAGCACACCAGCGTGCCGATCACCGTCGACGGGTACGCCGACGACTGGGCCTCGCTCAGCCCGTGGGCGCAGACGCTGGGCAAGGCCGCGCGGGTGATGCTGGCCGAAGACGATCGCTGGATGTATTTCTACGTGGACGTGCGCGCCCCCCAGCGTCACCGTGCGGATGCCGCGGATCGTCTCGCGCTCAATGCCGATCACCTGATCGTCTCCATCGCCAGCGGCGACGACACCCAGCGCTACCTCATGGCCAGCGCCGCACCGGGTGCGACGACGGCCATCGCCCTGGATGCGGACGCCGGCGTGTTGCCCGACCGCATCAATGCGCAGTGGCAGGAGGACGGTAGCGGCTTCCGGGTGGAGTTCAAGCTGCCGCGCGGCCTGCGCCTGGATCGCTTCGGACTCGGTGTCCACATCGCCGCCGACGGCGACAGCGAGCCGCTGACGGCCGACAATCGCCCGCTGCTGGATTTCTCCACGCCGCTGTCGCAGGAAGTGTCGCGGCTGGCACCCGACGGTGTGCGCGTCCGCATCCTGTCCCCCGATGCCTGGCTGGTGGCGCAGAGCGGCAAGCTGTCGTTGCCGGACCTGCCCGCCGGCGATCGTCCCGGCTGGTTTGCGTCGCTGGTGTACCGCTCATTGCTGGCGACACGGATGGACAGCGACAGCGCGTGGGCGGAAGACGCGCCCCGGGTGGACCTGCCCGAGGTGCGCGAGGCGATGCGGGGCAAGACCGCCACGGCATGGCGTGCGGGCGAGGCACGCGGCAGCGTGGTGCTGGCCGCCGCGATGCCGCTGCAGATGCGCGGCCGCAGCCACGGCGTGGTGTTGCTGGAGCAGCCCAGCCGCTCGGTACCGCTGCTGGCCAACCGCGCGCTGTTCGGCCTGCTGCTGACCAGCTTCGCCGTGCTGCTGGTGGCCGGCGGCGTGCTGCTGTTGTTCGCCACGCGGCTCACTTTCCGCCTGCGTCGCCTGCGTAACGCGGCCGAACGGGCACAAGCCAACGACGGCCGCCTGGACGGCCCGTTCCCGCTGACCGACGCCACCGACGAACTGGGCGACCTGGCGCGCAGCTTCGAGCGCCTGTTCGAGGTGGTGGGCGGCTACACGGACTACCTGCGCACGCTGGCGTCCAAGCTGTCGCACGAACTCAACACGCCACTGGCGATCGTCAAGTCGTCGCTGGATAACCTGGATCATGCCGGCCTGCCGCCGGAAGCCGCACCCTACCTGGCCCGGGCGCGCGATGGCGTGGCACGCCTGGGCCAGCTGGTCCGCGCGATGAGCGAAGCCAGCCGCATGGAGCGCGCCATAGCGTCGGCGGAGGCGGAAGACGTCGACCTGGCGGCCGTCGTGCGCGGCTGCGCCGAAGGCTATCGCGCCCTGGCCGGCGAGCGCCGCCTCGACGCCGATCTGCCGCCCACGCCGGTGCTTATGCACTGTTCGCCGGAACTCATCGCGCAGGCGCTCGACAAGCTGTTCGACAACGCGCTGTCGTTCACCGCACCGGATGGCTGGTTGCGCATCGCCCTGCGCCCCACGCCCGATGGCGCCGACATCGAGCTGGCCAACCAGGGCCCGCCGTTGCCCGCGGCGATGCAGGGTCGCCTGTTCGATTCCCTCGTCAGCCTGCGCGACAAGGCCACCCCCGGCGACGCACCGCACCTCGGTCTGGGGCTTTACGTGGTGAGGCTGGTCGCCGAACGCCACCAGGGCAGCGCCAGCGCCCGCAACCTCGACGACGGCGTGGCCTTCACCCTCCACCTCCGCGGCCTCCCCCGCCAACGCCTGGGCTAA
- a CDS encoding APC family permease, translated as MPAPQPAHYLRRLGIWDAAMIVIGGVIGAGIFRTPATVAQLTSSGTEVILLWTLGGLLTLAGVLCYAELGARRPQAGGTYVYLREAFGQLPAFLFGWTMALINYPGSVAAVATTFADYACRATGLPQEWVKPLAVGAIAFIVAVNLFGIRAGAWVQNIFTVLKLGAVALLIVVGLYLARGHLGAAFVADPTHDVPASTVIGAILPALFAYGGFHYLNDLAGEVREPQRTLPRALGLGMLAVVVCYVLVNIAYMAGLGHAGLAASTAPAADLMRRVFGESGATIIAVGIACSTFGYCSIAIAGGARVLQVMSADGMFFRPIARIDAKTGAPQFALAALGGWAIVLILSGSFKALLNYTTVGEWLSHAFGIATIFWYRRKLRDEPSPYLVPGYPVLPLVFTTTVLCVIAATAITEPGDAGMSLLIIAVGVPVYYLWRRKSV; from the coding sequence ATGCCAGCACCGCAGCCAGCTCACTACCTCCGTCGCCTCGGCATCTGGGATGCCGCGATGATCGTCATCGGCGGCGTGATCGGGGCGGGCATCTTCCGCACGCCGGCCACCGTGGCGCAGCTGACCAGTTCGGGTACGGAAGTGATCCTGCTCTGGACGCTCGGCGGCCTGCTCACACTTGCCGGCGTGCTCTGCTATGCCGAGCTGGGGGCGCGTCGGCCACAGGCGGGCGGCACCTACGTGTACCTGCGCGAAGCCTTCGGCCAGTTACCGGCGTTCCTGTTCGGCTGGACGATGGCGCTGATCAATTACCCCGGCAGCGTCGCCGCCGTCGCCACCACGTTCGCCGACTACGCGTGTCGTGCGACCGGCCTGCCGCAGGAGTGGGTCAAACCGCTGGCGGTGGGGGCGATCGCCTTCATCGTGGCGGTGAACCTGTTCGGCATCCGTGCCGGTGCGTGGGTGCAGAACATCTTTACCGTGCTGAAACTCGGCGCGGTCGCATTGCTGATCGTCGTGGGCCTGTACCTGGCGCGCGGACACCTGGGCGCGGCGTTCGTGGCCGATCCCACGCACGACGTGCCGGCCAGCACGGTGATCGGTGCCATCCTCCCGGCGTTGTTCGCCTACGGCGGGTTCCATTACCTCAACGACCTGGCCGGCGAAGTGCGCGAGCCCCAACGCACGCTGCCCCGCGCGCTGGGCCTGGGCATGCTCGCGGTGGTGGTCTGCTACGTGCTGGTCAACATCGCCTACATGGCCGGCCTGGGACATGCCGGCCTGGCCGCGAGCACGGCGCCCGCGGCGGACCTGATGCGTCGTGTGTTCGGCGAATCCGGCGCGACCATCATCGCCGTGGGCATTGCCTGCTCGACCTTCGGTTATTGCAGCATCGCCATCGCCGGCGGCGCACGCGTGCTGCAGGTGATGAGCGCGGACGGCATGTTCTTCCGTCCGATCGCGCGCATCGACGCGAAGACCGGCGCGCCGCAGTTCGCACTGGCGGCACTGGGCGGCTGGGCGATCGTGCTGATCCTGTCGGGCAGCTTCAAGGCGCTGCTCAACTACACCACGGTCGGCGAATGGCTGTCGCATGCGTTCGGCATTGCGACCATCTTCTGGTATCGCAGGAAATTACGCGACGAGCCCTCGCCCTACCTCGTGCCTGGGTATCCGGTGTTGCCGCTCGTGTTCACGACGACGGTGTTGTGCGTGATTGCCGCCACCGCGATTACCGAGCCGGGCGATGCCGGGATGAGCCTGCTCATCATTGCCGTCGGTGTGCCGGTGTATTACCTGTGGCGGCGGAAAAGCGTGTAG